GGTGTGCTTTGGGAGTCAATAAATGTCGGAACTAACGCTTTTGGATATTTAACAACTTCTCCTAAAGGTGATATTTTTACCGGAACTTGGGGTGGAATTTACAGATCAACAGATGAAGGTGAAAATTGGGAAAAAATATTTAACACTGGGCAAGATTTAGTTCAATCTATAAGTTTCGATTCCAAATGCACTATTTATTCTCATATAAGTGGTGATATTTATAGATCATTTGATTATGGTCTGTCCTGGCAACGAATTGGTGATTTAAGAACCGGATCAACTCATCATTCCATCAATTCCGGAGTAGTCACAAATAATGATAATATTTTATTTGGAACTTATGATGGAGGTATATTTTTTTCATCTGACTACGGTAGCACATTCGAACCCAAAAACACTGGTCTAAATTATCTTGGCATTTCCGAATTACTTGTTGATGAAGGTGATCATATATCTGTAATAACCTTCCCTAAGGGCTATTATACCTCAATAGATGAAGCAGACAAATGGAATTCTTTTGGTGATGGATTGGGAAATGATGAACCTATGACCTTGACAACCGACTCAAAAGGTTATTTTTATTTAGGTAGTTATTATGGTGGTATTTATCGTAGTAAGTTTACACTATTTCGGTTTTTACCTAAGGAAAGAACAAAGAAATATTATAAGCACCCAAATACTGTCACTATGGATTCGATATTAATAAAAAAATAAAAGTGATAGCGTCCTTATCGTTTCAGATGTTTCTTTAAGTAATACAGTATTTCAATTGCAATCACAAAATTTTTCGATAAATCAGGATGATAGCATATATTTTGTTTACTCATATAATCCGATACAAACCGGTGTGGATATCGGGAAAATTACATTTTATAATAATTCAATTATTGATTCCGAGACCGTTTTGTTAAAAGGTTACGCGGGTATACCTGTTATCCAGATTCCTTTTCAAACGGTTTCATTCTGGGAAGTTGAATTGGGAATTACAAAAGATACCACGTTAACAGTAAGGAATTTGGGTGTTGATACACTATTTATAGACTCAATAAGAACAAGCAATTCAGTTTTCAACTATAATTATGAAAACAATTTTATATCCCCTTGGGATTCTCTGTCTTTACATTTGTCTTTTACCCCAACTTCATTAGCATATTATGAAGCTAAGTTGATTTTGTTTACAAATAATTACTCTTCTCCTGACTCACTAACATTAGAAGGATATGGCGTACGTCCAGTTGGGATTTCTGAAGAAATAAACTGGTTTTCATCTTTTGAATTATTCCAAAACTATCCTAATCCATTTAATCCCGTGACAACAATAAGCTTTAATATTTTAAGAGAATCAGAAGTACTTCTAGAAGTCTATAATGCTTTAGGTAAAAGAGTCGCTAAATTAGTTGATTCAAAACTTCGATCTGGCAATTACAAAATAGTTTTTGATGGGTCTATATTATCAAGCGGTGTTTATTTCTATAAATTAAAAGCTGAAGAATTTGTTTCGACAAAAAAATTTGTTTTAATAAAATAGGGTTTAATTTATAACCAGCCAATCAACCCGACCGCCTTTTCGCACCCGGCAGTTTTTAAGTTATTGGTTTGGTTGTTCCGTTACAAGTTTGTTGTTCTAAGTAGTTCTATTAATTAACATTGTTGCAAACTGCACTTGCAAAGAAAGATAAGTGCAGTTTGCTAAATCTTTGGCTTTGTCTTTTTAATCTGCATTGCTGTTTGGGGCGGCGGGTTATCGGCAACGTCGTTATACAACTAAATAAATATGAAACATTATTTAACTATTTCTGCAATACTTTTATTAGGAATTTTTCTATCTTGTTCTACTTCTGAAACTGTGACTAAAAATAATCCAATGATTTTGGATGAACTTCCAAGTCTTAGCAATCTATTTCATCCTAGAGGTGTTCCTGACTTTTCATTATTGATTTCTTCCTCTCAATTTTCTAATGCCTATTCAGTCAATTGTAAAAATATAAATTATTATGTAGCAGTTAATGACTTCAAAAAAGTCATCTATATTTCGACTGATGATGAATCTTTTGTCACATCAGAGAAATTAAATATTAATAGCACTCTCTCAGATGTTAGAAACATTACTGACAATGATATTTCTATTGAAAAGGGATGGGCGTTCTTCATTCCACTCGAAAGCGGATGGAATATAACCAGCGCCTCAACCCGACCGCCGTTTTAGTTCGGCGGATTTGTGATTTTTGAAATTGTATTTTAGTTATAGTTTGTTGTTCTAAGTGTTCGTTCTAATTAATTAACTTGCCTTCGGTTTGTACTGAACAAGTTACAAACCTACGGCTAAATATTTATCAGTTGTGCTTTACTCGGCTTCCCTGTTATGGGCGGCGGGTTAGGCGCAACGTCGTTATACAACTAAAATAGTAATTTTTATCTCAAAGATATTTTATGAATCATAAGTGGATTTTTCATATAATTCTATTTCTTACTTTTCTATTAAAAAATATTTTTTCACAAGTAAATGTCCCTTACTCGCTTGATTGCGAAAAATCTATTGAATTCTTGCAAAAGAATTGTTATTACTGTGGGGAAAGATATGATGGTGGAAGATGTTTTGTAGAGAAGTTCAATTATCTTGGTGAAGCAAAAGACAAGCAATACTATTATGGTGTTTATAAACTTGATGATAGAGATTTTCCACAATTATATAAACTACACTGGCAAAAGTTTTTTATAATTTATGAGGGAGATAAAAACCAATCAAATTTAAAACCTATTCATTTCACTAAGTCTAAATGGGAAGACGACGTTAGTCATTACGATTGCGAAATGGCAGAAACAAAGTATGGAACAATAATACATATTCATCTGGTTGATCAAGCACCAGGATTAGATGAAGGAGAATATATTATCAATCGAAAAGGTAAATGGGAAAGAGTAAGAGTTCCAGATTGGTACTGTGCTTCGGAAGGATTATTACCGGAGGGTTATTATTTAGATTATTATACATCAGATAATTATATAAAAATTGACTTGAAAACTTTTACTATAAAATTTCCGGTCGTAGAAGAATTTAGACGCGATAAAATTATCGGGTCTACTTATTTTAAGCTAGTTGTAGAAAAAAGTAGATTTAAAATCATTAAATCTGAGTACGTACCTAATTCACAAATCCATAGATCAGAATCCGATGCTGTGATGGATACTTTTTCTTATTGCGAAAAAACAATAAAATATTTGCAGAACAACTGTTATGCTTGCGATGATAGTTTAAAAGATGTTGACTGTAAAATTAAGGAATTCAAATATGTAGGAATTGTGAACGGCAAGCAATATTACTTTGGCTTATATGCACATAAGGATGATTATAATGGACAATATTATAATAAATATTTCATTATCTATGAGGGAAAGAAAAATAGAAATTATCTCAAACCAATACATTTTTTCTATCCTAAAGATTTTATTGAATTTTATGATGTCGATATGACGAATACTAAATATGGATTAATAATCCATATTTATGTTTCTGATGGAAATGGTGGTGATGATAATGGTGAATATATTCTCTATAGAAAAGGCAGATGGAAAAAATTAAAAATACCCAATTGGGATTGTGTCTATGAATGGGTTAAACCTGAAGATTATTGGTTCTGCAGAGGAAGAACGATTGATCTAAAAAATATGACAATTACATTGCCAGTATATTCACACGATGATGCTTGTTGCTGTCCAACAAAAGGAATTGTAAAATCTAAATTAACTATTGATGATAGTGGATTTAAAATTTTGAGTAGTAAATATTATCCGGATTTAGAAGAATAATATTATTAAAATGTTGTATAACCAGCGCCTCAACGCCGACCGCCATTTTAGTTCGGCGGTTTTGTGATTTTTGAAATTGTGTTTTAGTTATAGATTTTGTTCAAAGTGTTCTTACTTAATTAATTAAACTTACAAACTGCACTTGCGAAAGCAAGTTAAGTGCAGTTTGTTTAATCATCGGCATTGTGTTTTAGTTTGTCGCTCTTGTTATGGGCGGCGGGTTAGGCGCAAAGCCGTTATATTGCTTAAATCATAAATGAAAAAAGTAATAAAAATATCGATTTTGTTTTTTTTTATTTTATGGTTGATCCCCGTAATAAAGAATATTTATCTATACTTTAATTATAATCATTTCAATAATGCTCTTTTGAAGGTTAAAGATGATAATCCAATGACAATTGGTAAGTGGGAAGGGAAATATGATCCGCTCATTGATTCTTTTGATACAAGGCAAATCTTAACGATATATCATTATAAAGATTCTACTGGATTATTTGTAATAAAAGAACTTCCATATAGAATTAATAAATCGATAGCAGAATTATACTCTTGGACTTCTTTATTGCCTTTCGATGATAAAAGGGCAAACTTTTATAAATATAAAATAAACGTTAAGAAAGATTATTTTTATTACATCATTAAAATAAAATCAGATTACGGCATTATCCATCAAGACACTATTTACAATGTTTATAAAATTTCTAATGACTCACTTTACATTAATCATATAGAATTAGATGATATCGAAAAATTACCAAATACTAAATTAAGTTACTCTTATTTTGATAAACTCAATGAATTTGATTTATGGGATTGGAATTATATAAATCCTTTTATGGAGTATAAAAATTTGTTTAAAGAAATATTCTAGGAAACAATGCAATATAACCAGCGCCTCAACGCCGACCGCCATTTTAGTTCGGTGATTTTATAATTTTTGGCGTTTTATTTTTGTTAAAGATTTTGTTCTAAGTGTTCGTTCTAATTAATTAACTTGCCTTCGGTGCGTATGAAAACAAGTTACGCACCTACGGCTAAATATTTATCAGTTGTGTTTTACTTGGCTTCCTTGTTCGGGGCGGCGGGTTAGGCGCAAAGCCGTTAGGCACTCAGTTAAATAACACAATACATAACAATTAAAAAATATTTAAGATGAAGAAACTGATATTATTTTTATTTTTTATTACAATTATTATTTATCCTCAGGCTAATTATTGGCAGCAGTATGGCGGGCCCACTGGAGAATTAGTATATTCATTTGCTGTAGATTCAAGTGGAATTATTTATGCTTCAGGTACTACTAGTTTTATAAAATCACCTGATGGAGGGTTCAACTGGATAAATGTTTCAGAGAAATCTAAGTTAAATTCATTATTTGTATATAATGATAATCTTATGTTTGGCTCAGACAATTATTCTCTTCTTAAATCATCGGATAAAGGGGTCACCTGGACACAGACTAGTTTGAACACAAGTATTACCGATATCACTGTGAATTCAAATCTTCAACTTTTTGCTGCTTCAAATGAGAATGGACTTTATCGATCTATTGATAACGGTTTAAATTGGGAAAGATTGAGTGGAGGCCTAACATCCGGTAGATACAGTAGTATTATTGTTCATCCAAATGGATACATTTTTGCCGGTTCTCTTACTTTACTTGAAGGGGTTTTCCGTTCAACTAACAACGGAAATACTTGGACTCAAGTTTCTAACGGACTACCTCAAGATCCATTATCATATCTTTATGTAACAGATATTACCATTGCTTCTGATAGTTCTATAGTATTAACAACAGCTTTTAATGGAATATTCAGATCTACAGATTATGGAAATAATTGGATTAATGTCTTGAGTGGAAGTTTTACATCATTGTCTTCAAATGGCAATCAAATCTATGCATCGTGTTATGATGATACAAATTTAAGGGGATGGATTTATCGATCAGATGATAATGGACAAAGCTGGGTATTAACTGGATGGAAATTTACAAGGGTGAAAAATATTTTGTTGAGGAATGGCGTTGTTATAGCTTCAAGTGATCAGGGTGTTGGGATTTCGACCGACAACGGCTCAAGTTGGACTTTTAAAAATTTTGGAACCGATTATCAAATTGTAAATTCATTAGAATACGATTTTTACGGTAAACTATTTGCTGTTGTAAATGCAGGGATCTATAATCCAACCGATGATGGAAAAAATTGGTACCCATTTTATCCCTCTACAAACAATTATTATGTAAAAGATTTTGAAAAATTGAGAACAGGTATAATGTTTATGGGAACAAGAACTTCAAGTGGAGGAATAATAGGTGCAGTTTTTCGTTCTCCAAATGGACAGTCGTGGACGAAAATATTAGATGCTGAAGTATGGTTTTTAGAGAATGAAAATGACAGTATAATTTATATTGGTACTGAAATGCATCAAGGTTTATATAGGTACCATGTAAAACAAAACATATTACAGCACCTATTAGGTTCTGTATCGGTTTTTTCCTTTACATCTAAGGCAGGGGGAATATTGCTTGCCGGTTCAGGCCAGTACGAGGGAACAATGTATCGCTCAACAGACAATGGGGGCACTTGGGTAGAATCAGCAAATGGTCTTGGCCCAGTTTCTATAACTTCAATGGTTACAACCTCACAAGGATATATCGTGGCGGCCAGTTATGGTTCCAGCACAACTGGGTATGGAATTTATATTTCTTCAGATAATGGTGTTAACTGGAATCATACATCTATTACGGAAGGTAATTTTAATGTGCTCTTTATAAATAGTAACGGGGAAATATTTGCTGGAGGAGAAAAAGGGAAACTTTTAAAGTCAACTGATGAAGGAAATACCTGGAGTGACATTAGTTCTGGTCTTCCTTTTGATAGAATATTATGTCTAGCCCAGAATCCAAGTGGATATTTGCTTGCAGGAACGGCGGACAACGGTATTTATATAACTTCAGAACCCACAGGAGTTTCTTTTGATAATAAGGTGGCGAATTTTTCTCTGAGTCAGAATTATCCAAATCCTTTTAATCCAACAACTAAAATCAATTATGAGATTCCAGAACGATGTACAGTTCAATTAAAAATTTTTAATTTACTTGGTCAAGAGATTAAATCGTTAGTAAGTGAGGAACAATTTGCAGGCAAGTATGAAATAGAATTTGATGGTGGCAATCTTTCAAGTGGTGTTTATTTTTACAAAATGAGCGCTGGGGATTTTTCTGAGACTAAAAAATTTATCATCCTAAGATAAGGAAAGTGCCTAACCAGCGCCTCAACGCCGACCGCCTTTTTAGTTCGGCGGATTTATAATTTTTGGCGTTTTATTTTTGTTAAAGATTTTGTTCAAAGTGTTCGTTCTAATTAATTAACTTGCCTTCGGTTTGTACTGAACAAGTTACAAACCTACGGCTAAATATTTGGCAATGCGTTTTAGTTTGTCGTTCTTGTTCTGGGCGGCGGGTTAGGCGCAAGGCCGTTATATGCTTTATCTTTTGGTGAAATAATGGAAACATTTAAAGAAAAATTCTTTTTGTATTCTTTCTATTTTGCTTTAGTTGTCGTTTCGATTATCCCTAGCCTTTTCAAAACTCTTTTTGTTCATCATTCCGGAAAGTTTGAAGCTATTGGAATCGGTTGGGCTTTAATTATAATTATTGCAATTTATAAAAAATGGCAACATACAAAGCTTTTATTCAATATTGTTTTTATTGGCACTTTGCTATTTGAAGTTTTAATATTCTCTTTGTCAAAAGAACCATATTTATTGCGTTACGCTTTTTTAATGTTAGCCCAAATAGGCTTACTAATTATTTTTAATTATTCAAACATAATTCAAAATCGTATTCACAAGTTTAGCATATAACCAGCGCCTCAACGCCGACCGCCTTTTTAGTTCGGCGGATTAATTATTTTAGAGGTGTAGTTTTAGTTATAGATTTTGTTCTAAGTGTTCGTTTTAATTAATTAACTTGCCTTCGGTGCGTACTGAGAAAGTTACGCACCTACGGCTAAATATTTATCAGTTGTGCTTTACTCGGCTTCCTTGTTCTGGGCGGCGGGTTAGGCGCAAGGCCGTTAGGTGCTAATAAAATAATAGTGGAGTATTTTATGAAAAAACTTTCCTTATCGTCTATTATCATTTTAGTCTTTTTGTATGGTTGTGGATCCACCAAATCTAGTTTGCTTAACAGTGATCCTTCTTTTAACTCTAATGACTTTTATAGTAGTTCAATTACAATATATTCTCCATTATCTGTCTCAATTTCCAATAACAAGTATGCTGATTACAAAGAAGAAGATGCTAAATACGAAATCACAAATATGTTAAAAGAAAGTATTGAAAAAGTTTCACCGCGAACAAATGTAATTATTGGGAAAGAATCAGTTCCTAGTTATTTCAGAGGAGTTTTAATTAATAAAGAAGCCGGAACACAGTTCTTAAAAAATACAAAAACCAAATATCTTGTATTTGTTCAACAGGTTTTAGTCGGAGAAGATTCTAAGATGCAATCAATAAATACTACTACTGGTGTGCCATTTTCATATTCACAAAGTGAAACCAAGACTACAATGTATTTTGATATTTGGAACAAGGATGTTGGAGCAGCAGTTTTTTCTCTTGAAGTGAAAGCAGCCATTAATGATGGGTTATTAGTTAATAGTTTAAACTCTTCATTTTCAAATGCAGTGGATGAATTTATTAGTAATATCAATAAGAAATAATCAATAATATTTAAGCGCACCTAACCAGCGCCTCAACGCCGACTCCCGAAGGGACAGGCGCCATTTTAGTTCGGCGGATTTGAGATTTTTGAAATTGTGTTTTAGTTAAAGTTTGTTGTTCTAAGTGTTCTTACTTAATTAATTAAGGCTTGCCTTCGGTGCTTTGCTGACGCAAGATAAGCACCTACGGCTTAATCATCGGCAATTGTGTTTTACTCGGCTTCCTTGTTATGGGCGGCGGGTTAGGCGCAAGGCCGTTAGGTGCTAAAAATATTTTGTTGAAAAACATATGAGTATTAAGTAATATTAAATTACAATCTACAAAACAGGAATACTAAAATTGAATATTAATGCCCAAACTGAATACAGTAGAAAATTAATCCGCTATGGAATAATATTATTTTTTCTAGGATTAATTACTGGATTTATAATTCCGATATTAGAAAATCCCCGAATGGCTTTATCAAGTCATCTTGAAGCCACAATGAACGGAATGCTATTAATTATTTTTGGATTAATTTGGCCAAAATTAAACCTTACAAATAAATTATCAAAAATATGTTTCAGCCTTGCAATATTTGGAACATTTACTAATTGGATTACAACACTGTTAGCAAGCATATGGGGAGCTGGGTCTGAAATGATGCCAATTGCTGGTGGCAACTTACAAGGAACAACTTTGCAAGAAATTATTATTAAGACTGGATTAGTATCATTATCATTCTCAATGGTATCAGTTTGTTTAGTACTTTTATGGGGTCTTAGAGATAAATATCAAAAGGCAAATTAAATTATTCTATCAAAAACAATTTTCAATAAAATATATGCGTATAACAAGCAAATCAACTTGACCGCCGAACTCAGTCGGGTGAATTTGTAAAATTTGGCATCGAAAGTTTAACTTTAGTTTTTGTTAAAAGGTAACAATATTCCAAAAGTTAAGTCGCAGTTTTTGCCGATGGCAAATTAAAAACTGCTATGGTAATTTTATTATTCGTTATTTTATAAAATTGTAATTTGGGGCGGCGGGTTATGCGCAAAGCCGTTATATTGCTGAAAGATTAAAGAAGTGTTTTATAATTTCTTGCTCCGTGTAATATTCTGTGGATAAGGATTGTTCTTTCTTCAACCGTATAGAAAATAATATAATTTTGAACAATTATATATCTGTAACCAAGTTGTCTAATTTCTTCATCTCTTGGAATCCTTCCCAATCTTGGATTATCAGATAATAATTCTAAGTTCTTTTCAATTTTGTTTGCAAGTGAATTGGCGGCATTGACATTATCGGCTGCTATAAATGAAATGATTTCGGTGAAATCTTCTTCAGCTATTTTGAGAAGTCTAACTTGATATTTAGTTACTGACATTTACTTGACTTCCGAATATTTGTCATAACTTGCTTTAAAGTTGCTCCTTTATCGCCATGAGCTTTTTGATTTTGAGCGACAGAAAGTTTGGAAAGCAAATCAAGTTTTAATTGAAGATTTGAATAATGAGACATTGACATAACGACCAAATCACCTTCACCATTTTTAGTTATGTAAATTGGCTCATTGGAATTATGCGCTAATTCAGAAATTTCATTTGATTTATTTCTTAAATCAGATATTGGTTTTATTATTGGCATTTTGGCTCCTTTGTTTTTATCAAAATTATATCATTATTATGATAATTGCAAGAGAAATGTTAATCGCAATATAACCAGCGCCTCAACGCTGACTCCCGAAGGGACAAGCGCCATTTTAGTTGGGTGTATTTTAGGACGTGAGATAGGGATTATAATTTTATTGGTGTTTTAAGTGTTACTCAATAAATAGCTTTTTATTTTTACAAAAACATTATCTCACGTCCTGAAGATTTTTGAAATTGTGTTTTTGTGATTTTGCCTGCCTGCCGGCAGGCAGGTTCTAAGTGTTCTTACTTAATTAATTGACTTGTCTTCGGTGCGTATGAAAACAAGTTACGCACCTACGGCTTAATCTTTTGCGTTTCGTTTTAGCTCGGCTTCCTTGTTATGGGCGGCGGGTAGACGCAACGCCGTTATTTGCTTTGTATCAAAGTATGTATAATCAAAATATAATAGATTTTATATAATTTCTTTAAAGATTTCTGTTAACGTGGCTATTCAACTAGAAGACAGATGTATTTATATTAGACATTAAAAAAGGATCCTATTATGGTTTCAAGTATTCAAAAAGAAAAAGCCGAATTGTTCTTGAAATTTCATCAAGACAAAGAAATTCTGGTTCTATTAAACTCGTGGGACATCGGAAGTTCCAAATTAATAGAAGCATGTGGCTATAAAGCAATCGCAACAACAAGTATGGGAATAGCTGCCTCATTAGGTTATCCTGACTGCCAGATAATAACATTGTCAGAAATGATTGAATCTATAACGGGGATCGTAAATGGAGTACAAGTTCCGGTTACTGTAGACATAGAATCCGGATATGGAAATAATATAAATGAAATAATTGATTCTGTTAAAAAGATAATTGCAACAGGAATAGTTGGAATAAACATTGAAGATAGTGTTGATTTAAGTCCAGAATTAATTGACGAGATAGAATTTTGTGAAAGAATATCAGCTATTCGGGCATTGTCAGATTCACTGCGCTTTCATTTAGTAATTAATGCAAGAACGGATTCATTTTATACTTCGTCAGGTTCGACACGAGAAAAATTATCTGAATCAATTAAGCGCGGCAATAAATACCGGGAAGCTGGTGCAGACTGCATATTTGTACAACCCGTATGGGAAAAAGAAACGATTTCAACATTGGTTAAGGAAATTAATGCTCCAATAAATATTCTTTCAAACCCTACGATTGGGACAGGATTACCATTATCAGTTAGTGAACTGCAGGATTTAGGTGTGGCCCGCTTAAGCCTGGGTTCAGGTTTAATGAAAGCTACTTTAGCCTTAATTAAAAAAGTTGCTGATGAACTATCAGAAAAGGGAACATACAATATTTTATTAGATACTTTAACACCGTTTCCCGAAGCCGCGATGGCATATAAAATGGCAATAGGGTTGAACAAATAAAGAATAACCTCTAAGATTGACTATGAGTAATTGTTGTTATTCCTCACTCTGAAAATTCTATAGGAATTTTTAAGTTGGTGTGTACTTTTAAAGTTGAGAGTAGTTTGTTTATTCTTTGGCATTTACATTTTACTCGACTCTCTTGTTCTGGGCGGCGGGTTAGGCGCAACGTCGTTAGGTGATATTAAATCTTGGGAAGGGCTATTGGTAATAATATGAAATATTTTGTTCCATATGTATTTGCTTACTTACTTACAAAAGCAATCTATTGGCTATTTAATTTCTATCCATTTCAAGAATATTCCCCTTTTGTTGGACTTCTGATCGATTTATCAATTTGGATGGTTTTAAGCTATATAGCTCTATTTTTATTTGATAAAATTTTTAAACCAAAAGAAGTTGTAAAACAATAGGTTACAATTTATTATTAAATGCATTTAATAATAAGCCCCCTAACCAGCGTCTCAACGCCGAAAGCATTTTAGCACTTGGCGTTTTGTAATGATAAAGTTGTATTCCCAATCCCTTTTTATATATCTCACTTCTTAATTTCTTCACATCTTTTATTAAATTATACCAACCAAAAACTAATTATTACTAAATGGAATATTCTATAATTCTTCTTTTGCTTTTGTTAAACGGATTATTTGCAATGTCCGAAATTGCACTTGTTTCATCAAAACGAGCCAGACTTGAGGAGAAAGCTAAAAAAGGAAGCACAGGAGCCAAAACTGCTCTTAAACTTTTAGATGAGCCGGAAAAATTTCTTTCTACAGTTCAGATTGGAATTACGCTTGTAGGAATTATTGCCGGTGCTTTTGGCGGATTAACTTTGGCAAACGATCTTGTACCCACTTTGGAAAATATTAGTTGGCTAGCACCTTATGCCAAGCAAGCGGCGATTGCAATTGTAGTTACCATCATAACTTATTTTTCTTTAGTGATTGGGGAACTTGTTCCGAAAACAATTGCGTTTAATAACCCCGAAGCTATTACAATTACTCTTGCACCGTTTATGAAATTTCTTTCGTGGTTTACAACTCCTGTTGTTGCATTTTTAAGTTTTTCCACAAAAGTTTTCTTAAAAATTTTAATGATAAAACCCAAAGATGAAACTCCGGTTACTGAAGATGAATTAAAAATTTTAATTGAAAAAGGTACACAATTTGGTACTCTTGAACATCGTGAATCAGAATTGCTGAAAAGAATTTTTAGATTTGGTGATAGAAAAGCTTATTCGATTATGACCAACCGGCAGGATGTTATTCTAATTGACGTTACAGAAGCCCCCGAAAAAATAGCAAATCGTATTTATGAAAATACTTTTTCAAGATATCCGGTTTACGATGGCGAACAGGAAAACATTATTGGAATTTTTACCATTAAAGATTTTTTTCACAAGCTTAATACCGATAAAAATTTCTCTATCCGGGATATTCTGACTCAACCATTATTTATACCAGATAATATTACAGGAATAACTGTATTTGAAAAATTCCGGGACAACAAAACTTATGTTGCAGTTGTAATTGATGAGCACGGCTCTTTTGAAGGAATAATTACTTTGCACGATCTCATAGAAAATATTTTTGGCGATTTACCGGATGTGAATGAAAAAGAAGATCCTGAAATCTTTAAA
The window above is part of the Ignavibacteriales bacterium genome. Proteins encoded here:
- a CDS encoding T9SS type A sorting domain-containing protein; this translates as MFGSDNYSLLKSSDKGVTWTQTSLNTSITDITVNSNLQLFAASNENGLYRSIDNGLNWERLSGGLTSGRYSSIIVHPNGYIFAGSLTLLEGVFRSTNNGNTWTQVSNGLPQDPLSYLYVTDITIASDSSIVLTTAFNGIFRSTDYGNNWINVLSGSFTSLSSNGNQIYASCYDDTNLRGWIYRSDDNGQSWVLTGWKFTRVKNILLRNGVVIASSDQGVGISTDNGSSWTFKNFGTDYQIVNSLEYDFYGKLFAVVNAGIYNPTDDGKNWYPFYPSTNNYYVKDFEKLRTGIMFMGTRTSSGGIIGAVFRSPNGQSWTKILDAEVWFLENENDSIIYIGTEMHQGLYRYHVKQNILQHLLGSVSVFSFTSKAGGILLAGSGQYEGTMYRSTDNGGTWVESANGLGPVSITSMVTTSQGYIVAASYGSSTTGYGIYISSDNGVNWNHTSITEGNFNVLFINSNGEIFAGGEKGKLLKSTDEGNTWSDISSGLPFDRILCLAQNPSGYLLAGTADNGIYITSEPTGVSFDNKVANFSLSQNYPNPFNPTTKINYEIPERCTVQLKIFNLLGQEIKSLVSEEQFAGKYEIEFDGGNLSSGVYFYKMSAGDFSETKKFIILR
- a CDS encoding HlyC/CorC family transporter; the encoded protein is MEYSIILLLLLLNGLFAMSEIALVSSKRARLEEKAKKGSTGAKTALKLLDEPEKFLSTVQIGITLVGIIAGAFGGLTLANDLVPTLENISWLAPYAKQAAIAIVVTIITYFSLVIGELVPKTIAFNNPEAITITLAPFMKFLSWFTTPVVAFLSFSTKVFLKILMIKPKDETPVTEDELKILIEKGTQFGTLEHRESELLKRIFRFGDRKAYSIMTNRQDVILIDVTEAPEKIANRIYENTFSRYPVYDGEQENIIGIFTIKDFFHKLNTDKNFSIRDILTQPLFIPDNITGITVFEKFRDNKTYVAVVIDEHGSFEGIITLHDLIENIFGDLPDVNEKEDPEIFKREDGSMLIDGSILLDELKEKLQINFDENADYTTLGGFMMYNLNRIPKVGDKIIYENYTLEIVDMDGNRVDKVLVSTKNQTH
- a CDS encoding T9SS type A sorting domain-containing protein; the protein is MQSQNFSINQDDSIYFVYSYNPIQTGVDIGKITFYNNSIIDSETVLLKGYAGIPVIQIPFQTVSFWEVELGITKDTTLTVRNLGVDTLFIDSIRTSNSVFNYNYENNFISPWDSLSLHLSFTPTSLAYYEAKLILFTNNYSSPDSLTLEGYGVRPVGISEEINWFSSFELFQNYPNPFNPVTTISFNILRESEVLLEVYNALGKRVAKLVDSKLRSGNYKIVFDGSILSSGVYFYKLKAEEFVSTKKFVLIK
- a CDS encoding type II toxin-antitoxin system Phd/YefM family antitoxin, yielding MPIIKPISDLRNKSNEISELAHNSNEPIYITKNGEGDLVVMSMSHYSNLQLKLDLLSKLSVAQNQKAHGDKGATLKQVMTNIRKSSKCQ
- a CDS encoding type II toxin-antitoxin system RelE/ParE family toxin — translated: MSVTKYQVRLLKIAEEDFTEIISFIAADNVNAANSLANKIEKNLELLSDNPRLGRIPRDEEIRQLGYRYIIVQNYIIFYTVEERTILIHRILHGARNYKTLL
- a CDS encoding hydrogenase translates to MNINAQTEYSRKLIRYGIILFFLGLITGFIIPILENPRMALSSHLEATMNGMLLIIFGLIWPKLNLTNKLSKICFSLAIFGTFTNWITTLLASIWGAGSEMMPIAGGNLQGTTLQEIIIKTGLVSLSFSMVSVCLVLLWGLRDKYQKAN
- a CDS encoding isocitrate lyase/phosphoenolpyruvate mutase family protein: MVSSIQKEKAELFLKFHQDKEILVLLNSWDIGSSKLIEACGYKAIATTSMGIAASLGYPDCQIITLSEMIESITGIVNGVQVPVTVDIESGYGNNINEIIDSVKKIIATGIVGINIEDSVDLSPELIDEIEFCERISAIRALSDSLRFHLVINARTDSFYTSSGSTREKLSESIKRGNKYREAGADCIFVQPVWEKETISTLVKEINAPINILSNPTIGTGLPLSVSELQDLGVARLSLGSGLMKATLALIKKVADELSEKGTYNILLDTLTPFPEAAMAYKMAIGLNK